The Sphingopyxis fribergensis genome contains a region encoding:
- a CDS encoding ribonucleoside-diphosphate reductase subunit alpha, whose protein sequence is MDFRETERVETNDVATVELAKNDAPAAPESKGESAADAAPAAKLNDSSESKVHARRFDIVTDKSRDALLTDFGKETLEDRYLLPGESYQDLFARVASAYADDQDHAQRLYDYISKLWFMPATPVLSNGGTGRGLPISCYLNSVPDSLEGIVETWNENVWLASRGGGIGTYWGSVRGIGEPVGLNGKTSGIIPFVRVMDSLTLAISQGSLRRGSAACYLDISHPEIEEFLEIRKPSGDFNRKALNLHHGVLITDEFMEAVRDGAEFNLRSPKDQSVRGSVDARSLFQKLVETRLATGEPYIIFIDQVNRMMPKHHRDLGLKVTTSNLCSEITLPTGRDHLGNDRTAVCCLSSLNLETWDEWNGDKGFIEDVMRMLDNVLQDYIDRAPPEMARAKYSASRERSVGLGVMGFHSFLQARGLPFEGAMAKSSNLRVFKHIRAQVDQASMLLAKERGPCPDAADQGVMERFSCKMAIAPTASISIICGGTSACIEPIPANIYTHKTLSGSFSIRNPHLEALLVDKAKNSDNIWNSILEKGGSVQHLDFLTQDEKDCFKTSFEIDQRWLLELAADRTPYIDQAASLNLFIPADVEKWDLLMLHYRAWELGIKSLYYLRSKSVQRAGFAGGVEADNTAEAPVYQLESTDYDECLACQ, encoded by the coding sequence ATGGATTTTCGGGAAACGGAACGAGTGGAGACGAACGACGTGGCGACGGTGGAACTGGCAAAGAATGACGCTCCGGCAGCGCCCGAATCGAAGGGCGAATCGGCAGCCGATGCCGCGCCCGCGGCAAAGCTGAACGACAGCAGCGAGTCCAAGGTCCACGCGCGCCGGTTCGACATCGTGACCGACAAGAGCCGCGACGCGCTGCTCACCGATTTCGGCAAGGAAACGCTTGAGGATCGCTACCTCCTCCCCGGCGAATCCTATCAGGATCTGTTCGCGCGCGTCGCGTCGGCCTATGCCGACGATCAGGATCATGCGCAGCGCCTGTACGACTATATCTCGAAGCTGTGGTTCATGCCCGCCACCCCCGTTCTCTCGAACGGCGGCACCGGCCGCGGCCTGCCGATCAGCTGCTATCTGAACTCGGTCCCCGACAGCCTCGAGGGCATTGTCGAGACGTGGAACGAGAATGTCTGGCTCGCCAGCCGCGGCGGCGGCATCGGCACCTATTGGGGCAGCGTGCGCGGCATCGGCGAGCCCGTGGGGCTCAACGGCAAGACCAGCGGCATCATCCCCTTCGTCCGCGTGATGGACTCGCTCACCCTCGCGATCAGCCAGGGCAGCCTCCGCCGCGGTTCAGCCGCCTGCTATCTCGACATCTCGCATCCCGAGATCGAGGAGTTTCTCGAAATCCGCAAGCCATCGGGCGACTTCAACCGCAAGGCGCTGAACCTGCACCACGGCGTCCTCATCACCGACGAATTCATGGAAGCCGTCCGCGACGGCGCCGAATTCAACCTCCGCAGCCCCAAGGACCAGAGCGTCCGCGGCAGCGTCGACGCGCGTTCGCTGTTCCAGAAGCTTGTCGAAACGCGCCTCGCGACGGGCGAGCCCTACATCATCTTCATCGACCAGGTGAACCGCATGATGCCCAAGCATCACCGCGATCTCGGCCTCAAGGTCACCACCTCGAACCTCTGCTCGGAAATCACCCTCCCCACCGGCCGCGACCATCTCGGCAACGATCGCACCGCGGTCTGCTGCCTCTCGTCGCTCAACCTTGAAACCTGGGACGAGTGGAACGGCGACAAGGGCTTCATCGAGGATGTCATGCGCATGCTCGACAATGTCCTGCAGGACTATATCGACCGCGCCCCGCCCGAAATGGCGCGCGCCAAATATAGCGCCAGCCGCGAACGCTCGGTCGGCCTCGGCGTCATGGGCTTCCACAGCTTCCTGCAAGCGCGCGGCCTGCCGTTCGAGGGCGCGATGGCGAAATCGTCGAACCTGCGCGTCTTCAAGCATATCCGCGCGCAGGTCGATCAGGCGTCGATGCTGCTCGCCAAGGAACGCGGCCCCTGCCCCGACGCCGCCGATCAGGGGGTGATGGAGCGTTTCAGCTGCAAGATGGCGATCGCGCCGACCGCGTCGATTTCGATCATCTGCGGCGGCACCAGCGCGTGCATCGAGCCGATCCCGGCGAACATCTACACGCACAAGACGCTCTCGGGCAGCTTCTCGATCCGCAACCCGCATCTGGAAGCGCTGCTGGTCGACAAGGCGAAGAACAGCGACAATATCTGGAACTCGATCCTCGAAAAGGGCGGCAGCGTCCAGCACCTCGACTTCCTGACGCAGGACGAAAAGGATTGCTTCAAGACCAGCTTCGAGATCGACCAGCGCTGGCTGCTCGAACTCGCCGCCGACCGCACGCCGTACATCGATCAGGCCGCGTCGCTGAACCTGTTCATCCCCGCCGACGTCGAGAAATGGGACCTGCTCATGCTCCACTATCGCGCCTGGGAACTCGGCATCAAATCGCTCTATTATCTCCGCTCGAAATCGGTCCAGCGCGCCGGCTTCGCGGGCGGGGTCGAGGCCGACAACACCGCCGAGGCGCCGGTGTATCAGCTGGAGAGCACCGATTACGACGAGTGCCTGGCCTGCCAGTAA
- a CDS encoding ribonucleotide-diphosphate reductase subunit beta, whose protein sequence is MPLLESRNTYKPFEYPWAFDFWKRQQQIHWVPEEVPLGEDCRDWAQKISDHERNLLTQIFRFFTQADIEVQDCYHDKYGRVFKPTEIKMMLTAFSNMETVHIAAYSHLLDTIGMPESEYGMFLEYDEMRAKHDYMQQFGVDNDEDIARTLAMFGGFTEGLQLFASFAMLMNFPRFNKMKGMGQIVSWSIRDESLHCEGIIKLFHAFTKERDCLTKAVKEDIIDTCQKTVRLEDAFIDLAFEQGPVPGMTPKEIKRYIRYIADWRLGQLGFQPIYMIDEHPLPWLAPLLNGVEHANFFETRATEYSKGATRGEWNNVWSSFDNRKKAKANDDGAPVITAETDGDDMFKQAGIAAE, encoded by the coding sequence ATGCCGTTGTTAGAATCCCGCAACACCTACAAGCCCTTCGAATACCCCTGGGCGTTCGATTTCTGGAAGCGCCAGCAGCAGATCCACTGGGTTCCCGAGGAAGTGCCGCTGGGCGAGGATTGCCGCGACTGGGCGCAGAAGATCAGCGACCATGAACGCAATCTGCTCACCCAGATTTTCCGCTTCTTCACCCAGGCCGATATCGAGGTGCAGGATTGCTACCACGACAAATATGGCCGCGTGTTCAAGCCGACCGAGATCAAGATGATGCTGACCGCGTTCAGCAACATGGAAACCGTGCATATCGCGGCGTACAGCCACCTGCTCGACACCATCGGCATGCCCGAAAGCGAATATGGCATGTTCCTCGAATATGACGAGATGCGCGCCAAGCACGACTATATGCAGCAGTTCGGCGTCGACAATGACGAAGACATTGCCCGCACCCTCGCGATGTTCGGCGGCTTTACCGAGGGGCTTCAGCTCTTCGCCAGCTTCGCGATGCTGATGAACTTCCCGCGCTTCAACAAGATGAAGGGCATGGGCCAGATCGTCAGCTGGTCGATCCGCGACGAAAGCCTCCACTGCGAAGGCATCATCAAGCTGTTCCACGCCTTCACCAAGGAACGCGACTGCCTGACCAAGGCGGTGAAGGAAGACATCATCGACACCTGCCAGAAAACCGTGCGGCTCGAGGATGCGTTCATCGACCTCGCGTTCGAACAGGGCCCCGTCCCCGGCATGACGCCGAAGGAAATCAAACGCTACATCCGCTATATCGCCGACTGGCGCCTGGGCCAGCTCGGGTTCCAGCCGATCTACATGATCGACGAACACCCCCTCCCCTGGCTCGCCCCGCTGCTCAACGGCGTCGAGCACGCCAATTTCTTCGAAACCCGCGCCACCGAATACAGCAAGGGCGCGACCCGCGGCGAGTGGAACAACGTCTGGTCCAGCTTCGACAACCGCAAGAAAGCCAAGGCAAACGACGACGGCGCGCCCGTCATCACCGCCGAAACCGACGGCGACGACATGTTCAAACAAGCCGGCATCGCGGCGGAGTAA
- a CDS encoding GIY-YIG nuclease family protein, which yields MHADFQPCVYIMASARHGTLYTGVTSHLIQRICQHRGGSFDGFTKRYGVKTLVWFELAGTMHAAITREKQIKNWQRKWKIELIEAANPEWRDLAEELGLTPLGG from the coding sequence ATGCACGCCGACTTCCAGCCCTGCGTTTATATCATGGCCAGCGCGCGGCACGGCACGCTCTACACCGGCGTCACCTCGCACCTGATCCAGCGCATCTGCCAGCATCGGGGCGGCAGCTTCGACGGCTTCACCAAACGCTATGGCGTCAAAACGCTCGTCTGGTTCGAACTCGCCGGGACGATGCACGCCGCGATCACGCGCGAGAAGCAGATCAAGAATTGGCAGCGCAAATGGAAGATCGAGCTGATCGAGGCGGCGAACCCGGAGTGGCGCGATCTGGCCGAGGAATTGGGGTTGACGCCGCTGGGTGGGTGA
- a CDS encoding DUF2171 domain-containing protein — translation MAEHDHSAIKEDMIVVGADGVHIGTVDHLDGERIKLTKADSGDGKHHYLPAGLVAAVEGDTVRLSANAANAVDLFEEAE, via the coding sequence ATGGCAGAGCATGACCATAGCGCGATCAAGGAAGATATGATCGTCGTTGGCGCCGACGGCGTCCACATCGGCACCGTCGACCACCTCGACGGCGAACGCATCAAGCTGACCAAGGCCGACAGCGGCGACGGCAAGCATCATTATCTGCCTGCGGGCCTGGTCGCCGCGGTCGAGGGCGACACGGTTCGCCTGTCGGCGAACGCCGCGAACGCGGTCGACCTGTTTGAAGAAGCCGAATAG
- a CDS encoding DsbA family oxidoreductase gives MTDPRTPRLSVDIVSDVMCPWCIIGWLKFQKVMAHFAGRLDFRVQWHPFELNPDMPAEGEDAASHVMRKYGIDAEQSRANSGKMAGVAADLGFPFNRGPDFRMRNSFDAHRLLTWAGALEEPEQAAVTGVQTALKLALFAAHFTDNRDVSDHDVLADVAASVGLDRGRAAAILASGEFGEMVRTEEAYWADQNITGVPAFILGGRMLIPGAQDPEVFIRVIETKVLAAVA, from the coding sequence TTGACTGACCCGCGCACACCGCGCTTGAGCGTCGACATCGTGTCCGATGTGATGTGCCCTTGGTGCATCATCGGCTGGTTGAAATTCCAGAAGGTCATGGCGCATTTCGCGGGGCGGCTGGATTTTCGCGTCCAGTGGCATCCGTTCGAGCTGAACCCCGACATGCCCGCCGAAGGCGAAGATGCGGCAAGCCATGTCATGCGAAAATATGGCATCGACGCCGAGCAGAGCCGTGCGAACAGCGGTAAGATGGCGGGCGTCGCCGCCGATCTGGGTTTCCCCTTCAATCGCGGGCCCGATTTCCGGATGCGCAACAGTTTCGACGCGCATCGCCTGCTGACCTGGGCCGGCGCGCTAGAAGAGCCCGAGCAGGCCGCCGTGACGGGTGTGCAGACTGCGCTGAAGCTCGCGCTGTTCGCCGCGCATTTCACCGACAATCGCGATGTGAGCGACCATGATGTGCTCGCCGACGTCGCCGCGTCGGTCGGGCTCGACCGCGGACGTGCCGCCGCGATCCTGGCGTCGGGTGAGTTCGGCGAGATGGTGCGCACCGAGGAGGCCTATTGGGCCGACCAGAATATCACCGGCGTGCCGGCGTTCATCCTCGGCGGCCGGATGCTGATCCCCGGCGCTCAGGACCCCGAGGTGTTTATTCGCGTGATTGAGACGAAGGTGTTGGCGGCGGTCGCCTGA
- the mnmA gene encoding tRNA 2-thiouridine(34) synthase MnmA yields the protein MTPIMIETISSPAGLAQADFQLDSPLKDRRIVVAMSGGVDSSVVAALAARSGAEVIGVTLQLYDHGAKAKRVGACCAGQDIRDARAVADRLGFAHHVYDHESRFRDTVIDQFADEYLSGRTPIPCVRCNMGVKFTDLFRLAKELGADCLATGHYVRRMMGPAGAELHRAVDPARDQSYFLFATTQDQLDFLRFPLGGLEKSVVREIARDLGLGVAGKPDSQDICFVPDGDYATLVRKLRPEADDQGEIVHVDGTVLGAHKGLIHYTVGQRRGIEIGGQAEPLYVVRLDAGAKQVIVGPRRALAVAGARLGEANWLGTVDGRDVMAKVRSMAKPVPARVEGDRLVFAAAEYGVAPGQAAVLYDAADASRVLGGGWIEETFAADDLNAE from the coding sequence ATGACGCCGATCATGATCGAGACGATTTCATCCCCCGCCGGGCTCGCCCAGGCTGACTTTCAGCTCGATTCGCCGCTGAAGGACCGGCGAATCGTCGTCGCGATGTCGGGCGGAGTCGACTCGAGCGTCGTCGCCGCGCTTGCCGCGCGATCGGGCGCCGAGGTGATCGGCGTGACGCTCCAGCTCTATGATCATGGCGCAAAAGCGAAGCGTGTCGGCGCGTGCTGCGCCGGGCAGGATATCCGCGACGCGCGCGCGGTCGCCGACCGGCTGGGCTTCGCGCATCATGTCTATGACCATGAAAGCCGGTTCCGCGACACGGTGATCGACCAGTTCGCCGATGAGTATCTGTCGGGGCGGACCCCGATCCCCTGCGTACGCTGCAACATGGGGGTGAAGTTCACCGACCTGTTCCGGCTTGCCAAGGAGCTCGGCGCCGATTGCCTCGCGACGGGCCATTATGTGCGCCGTATGATGGGCCCGGCGGGTGCCGAACTGCACCGCGCGGTCGATCCGGCGCGCGACCAGAGCTATTTCCTGTTCGCGACGACGCAGGACCAGCTCGATTTTCTTCGCTTTCCCTTGGGCGGGCTCGAAAAGAGCGTCGTGCGCGAAATCGCGCGCGACCTGGGGCTGGGCGTGGCGGGCAAGCCCGACAGCCAGGACATCTGCTTCGTCCCCGATGGCGATTATGCGACGCTGGTGCGCAAGCTGCGCCCGGAGGCCGACGACCAGGGCGAGATCGTGCATGTCGACGGGACGGTGCTCGGCGCGCACAAGGGGCTGATTCATTATACCGTCGGCCAGCGACGAGGGATCGAAATCGGCGGGCAGGCCGAGCCGCTGTACGTGGTGCGCCTCGATGCTGGCGCCAAGCAGGTGATCGTCGGCCCGCGCCGCGCGCTCGCCGTGGCGGGCGCGCGGCTGGGCGAGGCGAACTGGCTGGGTACGGTCGACGGGCGCGATGTGATGGCGAAGGTGCGCAGTATGGCGAAGCCGGTGCCCGCGCGCGTCGAAGGCGACCGGCTGGTCTTTGCCGCGGCCGAATATGGCGTCGCGCCGGGGCAGGCGGCGGTGCTCTATGACGCGGCCGATGCCAGCCGCGTGCTCGGCGGCGGCTGGATCGAAGAGACGTTCGCTGCGGACGATCTTAACGCGGAATAG